A portion of the Liberibacter crescens BT-1 genome contains these proteins:
- a CDS encoding anchored protein, with the protein MNQDMGDSYGEPISLINFIYRIIALIICLVLLAFAISFSGRWLIYKIYFSFQKDHPQIITITIGPDFIHIPYDIIRFPDQRIDGPAEHIDLQITWPELKAPLTQEIKGINKTYTDNLIILQLSQRTIAHDMSGRIEPIYRNLIEGLPYAGPYGLTTNHLKQKEGYINEVLFTAPRYGKLTYAVRCTIEPKNSLFGKGNCQRDIHVGRDLNLLYRFSIKLLPEWEKIDEAVEAFIKKHLQYYSE; encoded by the coding sequence ATGAACCAAGACATGGGAGATTCATATGGAGAACCCATATCTCTTATTAATTTTATTTATCGTATAATAGCTCTAATAATATGCTTAGTACTCTTAGCCTTTGCTATAAGTTTTTCTGGTCGCTGGTTAATATACAAAATATATTTTTCTTTTCAAAAAGATCACCCACAAATAATCACAATAACAATAGGGCCAGATTTTATCCACATACCTTATGATATCATACGCTTTCCAGATCAACGTATTGATGGCCCAGCTGAACATATTGATCTTCAGATTACCTGGCCTGAACTCAAAGCTCCTCTTACCCAAGAGATTAAAGGCATTAATAAAACCTATACAGACAATCTTATTATTTTACAACTTTCACAAAGAACAATAGCACATGATATGTCAGGCCGCATTGAACCAATTTATCGAAATTTAATAGAGGGGCTTCCTTATGCTGGGCCATATGGTCTGACTACCAACCACTTAAAACAGAAAGAAGGATACATAAATGAGGTATTATTCACAGCACCTCGTTATGGTAAACTTACATATGCTGTGCGCTGCACAATTGAACCAAAAAATTCTTTATTTGGGAAAGGAAACTGCCAAAGAGATATCCATGTTGGACGAGATTTAAACTTACTCTATCGCTTTTCCATTAAATTACTTCCAGAATGGGAAAAAATTGATGAGGCCGTAGAAGCTTTTATTAAAAAACATCTTCAATATTACAGTGAGTAA